CTGATTGTCGGCGCAGTCGTCGGCATGGAAATTCCGTTGGTGATGCGCGTGTTAAACCGCAAAGGCGCAGAGTTTAAAGAACTCGTTGCCAAAGTCCTGACCTTCGACTATTTGGGCGCACTCGCCGTTTCCTTGCTCTTTCCGCTTCTCCTCGCCCCCAAACTCGGCATGGCGCGTTCCGCCCTCTTGTTCGGCATCCTCAACGCCGCCGTCGCCTACCTGACCGCACGCGTCTTCAAAGCCGAACTGCCCCGCTACCGTGCCATCCGCCTGCGTGCGCTGATTGTCTTGTCCGTCCTCGCCGCCACCTTCGCCTACGCCGACCGCATCTCCTTCAAAGCCGAACAAAGCTATTTCGGCGACCCCGTCGTCTATCAAAGCCACTCGCCCTACCAGCGGCTCGTCGTGACCCGCTGGAAAGACGACACCCGCCTCTACATCAACGGCAACCTGCAATTCTCCTCGCGCGACGAAGCCCGTTACCACGAAGCCCTCGTCCTGCCCGCCATGCAGATGGTTCAAAACGCCGCCCGCATCCTCATCCTCGGCGGCGGCGACGGGCTGGCGGCGCGCGAAGTCTTGAAATACCCGCAGGTCAAACACGTTACCCTGGTCGATTTAGACCCCGACATGACCGCCACTTTTAAAACCTCCGCCACCTTAAGCGCGCTCAACCAAGGCTCGCTGTCCCATCCCAAAATGCACGTCGTCAACGACGATGCCGCCAAATGGCTGGAGGGGTCGTCTGAAAAATTCGACGTCATCATCATCGACCTGCCCGACCCGTCCAATTTCTCGCTGGGCAAACTCTACTCCGTCCCCATGTACCGCCTCGTCGCCCGCCATCTTCAGCCGCAGGGTAAAATCGTCGTCCAATCCACCTCGCCCTACTTCGCCCCCAACGCCTACTGGTCGGTCGTCGCCACCCTCGAAGCCGCCGGCCTGTCCACCGCGCCTTACCACGTTTACGTCCCCTCCTTCGGCGAATGGGGATTTGTGTTGGCAGGCTTCGATAAACAATTCCCTGTCCCGCAGAAATTCGACGTTCCTACGCGTTATCTGAACGCCCAAACCGCCGCCGAAATGTTCCGCTTCCCGCCCGACATGGCAAGGCGCAAGGTCGAGCCGAACTATCTGAACAACCAAATCCTCGTCAGCTATTTCGAAAGCGACTGGCGCAACGTAACCCGTTGAGCCGCTTCCCCAAAACAAAGGTCGTCTGAAAACCATTTTCAGACGACCTTTTCATCGCTATGGCTTCACAGGCTTCAAAGTCGGCAAAACCGTATCCCAAATCGCAAGGACTTCGGCTTCGCTGCGCTTCGTCCCGTCTTTTTTCTCAGTGCCAAACTGCATCATGATGCGCGGGTCGCCGCCGTCGCGCTCCCAAAAGAACATATATTTGTTGCCGCCCCATTTCACCAATTTTTCCTCGCCCGACATACCGTTGATGGTGCGTTTGCCTTGGCGGATGGTGCGGGTTAGCGCTTTAACCAATAAGCCTTTTTCTGGGTCGACTTTGCGTTGCAGCAACGTCGCTTCGTCCGCTTTCAGCACATCACCGTGCATGATTTCCAGACTCATATCATGTTGTTTGGCAAATTCGACGGTGCTATGGACTTCAAACGGTTTTTTGCCGTCATCGGCGATAAAACCGCCTATCAGGCATATACCGTGTTTATTTGGCACTTCAAATTCCTGCCTGGTTTTCAAGCCGCTAAGGATTTCTTGGCGGAATTTTTTCTCTATGGTGTTGATCGCTTCTTTCTCTTGGGCTTTCCAGTTGGCAGGGGCTTTACCGTTTTTGGCGGGAATATAGAAATAGCTGCGTACGATATAAGCGTCATTATTATCCAGCTTGAAATATAAATCGGCTTCGTAGGGCATACCTCTATTTTTAACGGTAAT
The DNA window shown above is from Neisseria sicca and carries:
- a CDS encoding T6SS immunity protein Tli4 family protein; the protein is MSIRLTTLSLILAVAACTPTVSPSAETSPTVTKSAIDTAYWTEQPYCSGRYQLRLPSKRRHGSTWLKYNGWSVMVMFNDWKRNVSTINETKQNGRDGTDIVVDTRTLIPDRAMMQVTRNDFDWEDSITVKNRGMPYEADLYFKLDNNDAYIVRSYFYIPAKNGKAPANWKAQEKEAINTIEKKFRQEILSGLKTRQEFEVPNKHGICLIGGFIADDGKKPFEVHSTVEFAKQHDMSLEIMHGDVLKADEATLLQRKVDPEKGLLVKALTRTIRQGKRTINGMSGEEKLVKWGGNKYMFFWERDGGDPRIMMQFGTEKKDGTKRSEAEVLAIWDTVLPTLKPVKP
- a CDS encoding polyamine aminopropyltransferase, producing MTANRTLIISVFIVASCGLAYELIIAALASYLLGDSILQFSSVIGLYLFSMGIGAHLTRYIKDEDVLHRFIEIELLVGIIGGISALALFVAFGLSAAPFRTLLYAFVLIVGAVVGMEIPLVMRVLNRKGAEFKELVAKVLTFDYLGALAVSLLFPLLLAPKLGMARSALLFGILNAAVAYLTARVFKAELPRYRAIRLRALIVLSVLAATFAYADRISFKAEQSYFGDPVVYQSHSPYQRLVVTRWKDDTRLYINGNLQFSSRDEARYHEALVLPAMQMVQNAARILILGGGDGLAAREVLKYPQVKHVTLVDLDPDMTATFKTSATLSALNQGSLSHPKMHVVNDDAAKWLEGSSEKFDVIIIDLPDPSNFSLGKLYSVPMYRLVARHLQPQGKIVVQSTSPYFAPNAYWSVVATLEAAGLSTAPYHVYVPSFGEWGFVLAGFDKQFPVPQKFDVPTRYLNAQTAAEMFRFPPDMARRKVEPNYLNNQILVSYFESDWRNVTR